Proteins encoded by one window of Lathyrus oleraceus cultivar Zhongwan6 chromosome 1, CAAS_Psat_ZW6_1.0, whole genome shotgun sequence:
- the LOC127122447 gene encoding pectate lyase, protein MGKLMVESSTKIAFILLVIATITIPCTEAGIGKFDDFLKNQSEEAHKLVLESYVPNPEEIADDLNLHVHLSMEGLNNTRRELGQKGKRKLGPCEATNPIDSCWRCQKNWAQNRFQLAKCGKGFGRRATGGLGGRIYVVTDPSDNDMVSPKVGTLRHAVTQRGPLWIIFQRSMVIRLNQELMVSSDKTIDARGANVQIRDGAGITMQFVNNVIIHGLRITNIKSKNGGMIRDSFNHVGFRTRSDGDAISIFGSSNIWIDHLSLSQCEDGLVDVIQGSTGITISNCHMTKHNDVMLFGASDTYNGDKIMQVTVAFNHFGQGLIQRMPRCRFGFVHVLNNDYTHWQMYAIGGSAGPTILSQGNRFIAPFNTAAKEVTHRDYAGSSVWKTWQWTSEMDLLMNGAKFVPSGSPINKGAFKKAFMMKPRPGTYANRLTRNAGALNCVVGRPC, encoded by the exons ATGGGAAAATTAATGGTAGAAAGTTCTACTAAGATTGCCTTTATTCTTTTGGTTATTGCCACCATTACTATTCCATGCACTGAGGCTGGAATTGGTAAGTTTGATGATTTTCTTAAAAATCAATCTGAAGAAGCTCATAAACTAGTTCTTGAATCTTATGTTCCAAATCCTGAAGAAATTGCAGATGACCTCAATCTCCATGTTCATTT ATCAATGGAAGGATTAAACAACACAAGGAGGGAATTGGGGCAAAAAGGTAAAAGAAAGTTAGGACCATGTGAAGCAACCAACCCAATTGATAGTTGTTGGAGATGCCAAAAGAATTGGGCTCAAAATAGATTTCAGTTAGCCAAATGTGGTAAAGGGTTTGGAAGAAGAGCCACTGGTGGACTTGGAGGCAGAATTTATGTAGTAACTGATCCTTCAGATAATGATATGGTGAGCCCTAAAGTTGGTACTCTTAGACATGCTGTTACCCAAAGGGGGCCATTGTGGATCATTTTCCAACGTAGTATGGTCATTAGATTGAACCAAGAATTGATGGTATCTTCCGACAAGACAATTGATGCTCGGGGTGCTAATGTTCAAATTAGAGATGGTGCTGGAATCACAATGCAATTTGTTAACAATGTTATTATTCATGGACTTCGTATTACAAATATTAAATCTAAAAATGGTGGTATGATTAGAGATTCATTTAATCATGTTGGATTTAGAACAAGAAGTGATGGTGATGCCATTTCTATTTTTGGATCTTCTAATATTTGGATTGATCATCTTTCACTCTCGCAATGTGAAGATGGTCTCGTTGATGTTATTCAAGGCTCTACTGGTATCACCATCTCAAATTGTCACATGACAAAACATAATGAT GTTATGTTATTTGGAGCAAGTGATACATACAATGGTGACAAGATAATGCAAGTAACAGTAGCATTCAACCACTTTGGTCAAGGATTGATTCAAAGAATGCCAAGATGTAGATTTGGTTTTGTCCATGTTTTAAACAACGATTACACTCATTGGCAAATGTATGCAATTGGTGGAAGTGCAGGACCAACTATTCTTAGTCAAGGAAACCGTTTCATTGCACCATTCAATACTGCTGCAAAAGAAGTCACACATAGAGATTATGCTGGAAGTTCAGTTTGGAAAACTTGGCAATGGACTTCAGAAATGGATCTATTAATGAATGGTGCTAAATTTGTTCCATCTGGTTCACCAATCAATAAAGGTGCATTCAAAAAAGCGTTTATGATGAAACCAAGACCTGGAACTTATGCTAATAGACTAACAAGAAATGCTGGTGCCCTAAATTGTGTGGTAGGGAGGCCTTGTTAG